The following proteins are co-located in the Telopea speciosissima isolate NSW1024214 ecotype Mountain lineage chromosome 9, Tspe_v1, whole genome shotgun sequence genome:
- the LOC122638887 gene encoding uncharacterized protein LOC122638887, whose translation MQRVQLAQAFDEDSQKIIEAIREDTQRDLDFTLNVGGVLMFRDLLCVPNDAQLRKEVLTEAYDSPYSIHPGSAKVYRDLKGHYFWSGMKTDVARYGATMYAGELFLMVVKPSHKIIDFSMGLPVEKRFFNREWEKFVDGDFTDYPPSTSPKSEEYRRKHPMSCHIDTSLLDEVIIKVGKLFEIMEHTP comes from the exons ATGCAAAGGGTCCAATTGGCTCAAGCTTTCGATGAAGACTCACAAAAGATCATTGAAGCTATTCGGGAAGACACACAACGAGATCTAGACTTTACATTGAATGTGGGTGGtgtcctcatgtttagagattTGCTATGTGTTCCTAATGATGCACAATTAAGGAAGGAGGTGTTGACAGAAGCATATGACTCCCCTTATTCAATCCATCCAGGCAGTGCAAAGGTGTACAGAGACCTGAAAGGACACTACTtttggagtggaatgaagacagATGTGGCAAGAT ATGGTGCtaccatgtatgctggtgagctgttcttgATGGTGGTAAAGCCcagccacaagatcattgattTCAGTATGGGTTTGCCCGTCGAGAAAAGATTCTTCAATCGGGAGTGGGAGAAATTCGTCGATGGTGACTTCAccgactatcctcctagtacaAGTCCTAAGAGCGAGGAGTATCGGAGGAAACACCCCATGTCATGCCATATCGACACTTCGCTCCTCGATGAAGTTATCATCAAAGTGGGAAAGCTCTTTGAGATCATGGAGCACACACCATGA